TGCAAAAATTGGGTCAATGCATAGGTCCAACCAAAGCTCAACTGGGTATTCTAATAATGGGTCTTGGCTTTTTGTCCATAGGCTCAGGTGGGGTTAGGCCATGTAGCATTCCTTTTGGTGTGGACCAGTTTGATCCAAATTCTgatgaaggaagaaaaggaatCAACAGCTTCTTCAATTGGTACTACACCACATTCACAGTGATCTTGTTGTTCACTCAAACTGTTGTGGTTTATATCCAAGACTCTGTTAGCTGGGTCATTGGCTTTGGCATGCCAAGCTTGTGCATGTTGTTCTCAATCATATTATTCTTCATTGGAACAAAGATTTATGTGCATGTCAAAGCAGAAGGAAGCCCACTTTCTGGTATTTTTCAAGTTCTTTCTGCAGCTTATAAGAAGCGTGGGATTAAGCTTCCATTGGATAGTGAAGTAGGTCCAATCTTTTATGATCCTCCACTGAAGGGGATTGTATTGACAAAGCTTCCTCTCACCAACAATTGTAGGTAATGCATCTCTATCACAAAAGATTTTTCTAACTTGTATATTAATTGGTTGATGGTACAATGATCTTTGTGAAAGCTTAAAAAACTCACTGATTATATTTCAAAAGCTGCGGGGTGGCTTGTTTTTCCATGTTTGATGTCAGATAATAATTGAGGACCCTTGAGTTTTATTTGTTCTTGCGTCATGCCCACTGAAAATTATATCTTATACTCGGGATATATGTCAGGTCTCTCACACACAGATAGGCCCCACACTGTACACCATATACTAGCCCCATGCCCACACCAATTGTGAATTATGATAgacctttttttaataaaaagaatccGTTAccaattcattattattattattattttttggtctaaGATTCAGTGAACTAAGTGGAGTTACTGTTACTTGCTTCTAGAACTAACGTAACGTATGGCTGggttttaaaaatagattttacaTTTTTGTAATATAGTAAACTATTAGTAAATTCCTAAAAAGAAACTATTCATTGTTCCAAaaccttttattatttagaaaattacaattttaatcattttgaCTATTGTTTTATCttgattctcccaaaaaaaaaatatttaactcaTATCATTGCATCGATACTAGAATAAACTATCACTTATCTTAAaagtttgaattattaaaaaagttatgaatttaataaatggTGTTAATTGTCACCCAACAacattttagttttgttttgacaTGTGAACGAAAGATTTATTATCTTGTGTAACAATTACATACAAGTGTGAGATCTAATCATATGTAAATGAGATGTTGTATATGCAATTGTTACAAAATACTAGCTGCTTGTGTATGGGTCGTTTTTTAAGACTAAAtgaattaggaaaaaaaattaagcattaGTGAAGTAAACTTGGTAAATAAGAATAGGACATCTATCATATATGTTAGTAAGTCCAATTTTGAAGTTGTGCCATATGTAATTTGCTTGCTTATGTAATTAAATTCACTAACTAATTCATTTCCTCAGATTCTTAAACAAAGCTGCAATGGTATTAGAAGAGGATGAACTAAAGCCCGATGGGACTTGTGTGAATCCATGGAGGCTCTGCGCCATACAGCAGGTCGAAGAGGTCAAATGCTTGATTAGAATCATCCCAATTTGGTCTGCTGGAATCATTAGCCTCATTTCAATGACACAACAAGGAACATTCACTGTGTCACAAGCCCTTAAAATGGATCGTCACCTTGGACCACACTTCCAAATCCCAGCAGGCTCAATGGGAATCATATCATTCATCACAATAGGGCTATGGCTCCCATTCTATGATCGATTCCTAATACCAGCCCTTAGAAAAATCACAAAACATGATGGTGGAATCACACTTCTCCAAAGAATTGGAATTGGGATTGTGTTTTCAATTCTATCAATGGTTGTAGCTGGATTGATGGAAAGGGTGAGAAGGGCCTCAGCTATGTTGCACCCACAACCCTTAGGGGTTGCACCAATGTCAGTCATGTGGCTAGCACCACAGCTTATTTTGATGGGGTTTTGCGAGGCTTTCAATATCATTGGACAGATTGAATTTTTCAACAGGCAGTTTCCTGAGCACATGAGAAGCATTGggaattcatttttttcttgttccttTGCTGGAGCTAGCTACCTGAGTAGCATTTTGATCACCATTGTTCATCATGCCACAAGAACGAAAAGCAGGCCTGATTGGTTGACCAATGATATTAACGTTGGAAGATTGGATTATTACTACTTCGTTATTGCAGGGATGGGAGTCCtgaatttgatatattttgtatattgtgctaaaaattataattataggGGCAGTTTGCAAAAGGAAGATGAGCCTTATGTGGATGTGGAACTTAGTTCGATCAAAGCCTGAATGTGATCTCCTAAGTTTTACGTACGTAGCTTTATTATGAGTTTTCTTAAACTCTTTTAGTTGTAATCTAAGCTTGTAATTAGTACATAATTAATAAAGGTGATATTAATGTTGGACTtacataaaagtgatgttactTTAGGTGCGGTTTGGATTGGACTGAAAATGGCGTTTGCGTTTTGTAtgcgttttcctttttcttttctttttttttcttttttttttcttcagccGCAATTGTTGACCAAGTCagcagtgaacagtgcatccgtgTATTGTTCACGaacccacaaattccacttttcagcaactttttcattaaaaatatatcccacggcactattcacacatttaaaaaatcattttactaCCGTGTTTTCAGTTTCGgaaaaaataagctcaatccaaacagacccttaatcaCTATATATATCAAGTCAATACTTatgaaaaaaatgttatgtgGGGTTTAGCTAACATAGAGTAAATGTTCTATTTCTTGCAACCTCACTCAAGCAAGCCTTAGATCTTCTTGAGTTGGTTTTAAGTAACAAACCACTTATCTTGCTTGAGTGACTTTGTCTTCACTCTCATGTGAGCCTTTAATCGAAAAATGCGTAAAttaatctttttcatttttttttttttatataaagtgtgcgtttgggaagcgcattTTGTGCTTCCCACGTCTGcatttgcgtttttttttttttttttttttttcaagccgTGATTGTTAACTtttcccgtgaacagtgcacactGTGCACTGTTTACGAGACCCATAAACTTtacttttcagcaatttttttattaaaaataagtgtcacggtactattcacacatttaaaaattattttgctacagtattttcagttttcagttgtatccaaatggacccaaaataacataatcaaaatatttaatttgattataaGAGAGTGTCATGAAACATACCAACACTAAAAACCTAACAAAGTaacatcttcttttttttcgttCTTTTTTGACAATCAACAGTATAACCCCACACTGGGACCACTTGAATTTTGGTTCATGAACTCCTCAAGTCTTTAAGGCTTGAAAAAGTATCAACTCACGCGGGCAGTGGTCCTAACAAAGTAACTTTATTGACATTAGGTCATTGTTGTAACATGTAAAAGTAAGTATAGTACCCGCATGCCCCACTACCTAGGACATGCACATTTATTTTGGTTGGCATGGCTGTTTGTAGTATATATTTGACATTGCAAAAAATGCCAAAAACGTTTCAATAATTGTGGCTTTGAGTGTGTGTGAATGTGTGGCACAAAATGAGAGTGACCAACTTCTGGATCGAAAATCACGAAATCTAGCGGTGGAATAACGTGGCAATGAGTAAGGGTTAGAGAGACTATAATGATTGTACTAGCTGCGGAGAGGTTGTTTTTGGTGCTATACATATTTTTGAATGTGCATGCGTGCAGACATGGCACAGAAAAAGcaatgaaacataaaaaaatatccTTCATAATATGAACATTGATTATGAAGGGATTGTATTTATCTACCAGTGCAATGATCGATCATGAATCCGCAACGAAGAGAATGTGCATGGTCGGTTTATCTTTTTCCTTGCCAAAACTCAAAAAGATgtatagaaagaataaaaagttGAACTCCCACGTTATTTAGCAAGTGTCTTCATGTAGAGCCATGACAGTGACTCGTACGTGCATCATTGAGGAGTTTATGCAATACagtcttattctttttatttatttatttaagatttgAGCGTATCAAAGTGACACAAGTTCAAGTGATTATGAAGcgaatgtgtgtgtatatatatatatatatacatatattaagtCACATTCTCCTTAATTATGCTCATAATCTTTCCCAATAGAATTCTTGTAATCCATACATGCACAATATTATTCAAAACTTTGGTTTTTTCAATTACCTAAGATGATAATTTACTGTCAACTTTGACATGGGTCCATTATTAATATCAGTTTATTATCTACCAcattatttatcaatttaacaattatgaatctcataaaaaataaatataaaaaaaaaaataaataacagttatgaaaaaagttgtgtAGACTTACTATTCTAATTTTGTGACCCTATAAAGCCATGTCCCCAATCTCTACCCCACAATTCTAGCTTCTTCTCTGTTTAGTAATGGATGATATCATGTTAGACTCAAGGAAATTGCTCTTTAATTACCAGTTGTTCATTTTCCTATTGTGCATTTAGATCGACTTACATGTCGAtgtttctttgttatttgttgaaagcggataaaaatacaattatacctagaaaaataaagtttttaaatataaacaaataagataaataaactattaaaaaaaactaagatatGTAGCagttgtggaaaaaaaaattatatccttGACATTTCTCTTATTagaaaccaaaaagaaagagagttggAGCTTATTCATATGaacattttaatgatttttatatataatgattgatgctttatttttccaaacaatCACAAAAGCCTGAAACCCTTATAGTTCTAGCCACCAAAGGAAAGGCCAAAGGAAAGGAgggaaaaatattatataataaaagttgaatcTTAGAAGTTGTGGCTGCGTCGAGTGATTatactttattaaaaattgtggtaaattaaataatttggtCCCTTGTTTTAACTTGGgtggtttcaaattaaaccctaaaatttttaaagttttaattaaaaccttaaattctgaaataatGTGAATTCATGCCTTTAATGAGTCACTATTAACTAAAAGTAaacaaaattcacataaattgtGACTAAATCTATTTGAATgcaaaaatttcatttcatgtGAAATTATAAACCCTCTTATTCtccatatgaattttttttttatataataatcattcatttaattattatcatcaacatattcaaaatgaaattagtATTACATAAACTCATGTCCAAATCATCTATATCATATAAGTTATGTCCAAATCATGcatcctaaattttaaaaagtttgttttttgttcctaaacaattgaaaagttcaatttttattcctaaactattgaatatgttttactttatgttcttaaattttatcaaaagtttgtttttatccttaaactattgatttttttttattcatatttttgtctctaaattattgaaaaaaaaaactctttataaaatttaaggatgtaaaaagaattttttaaaatttaagaacaaaaaactAACTTTTGATAACATTTACacactaaaatagtattttactcAAGTAAATATTACAACCAAACCCACCACAACTAAAAACAATGAtcttataaaaatgttgtaaaattttattatatccttagaatttcttttatcGAGCATCCTTTACAACCAATCCTCATctccccaccccccaaaaaaaaacaaaagaaaaaaaagaaagaacccTTTTAAGGTTTTATGAGTAGTTTTGTTTCAAATTTCTAATGATGAAGTAAGGATGTGTGCTTATAATTAATGAGTGAGTTATCTTAGAGTTTTAGATTTGCAACTAAGCCTTATCCACACACATCTCTTTCATTtcttatttagcatttttttccCCACATAGGCAAAGGACAAAAAACAAACTTAGGAATTCATTATTCCCatttagggatggcaattttgcctTGCCCCGCCCCACTTGACCCGCCTCTTCCCACTTCGTCCCATGCAGGTTTTCCCCACCctgcaaaggtggtggggtggggatggggtgAGATTTTAGACCAGCACCACAGGGCGGGGCGATGatgggtttacactttttagacTCACCCCACCCCTTCTCCGCCCCGCCCCACCCCACCCTAcattaataagggttaaattgtaTGATCATCTTTAATGAGTATCCCCTTTCTATAGTTGACCACATTGGTTTTAGAAAATATTCAACTTCTCTTCAACCATTGTTCAGGATGGTTTCTAGGAACACAATCAAGAAGGACATTTTGAGCATCTATgagaaagaaagggagaaatCAAAGCATGAAATTGATAAGAATCAAGGTAGAATTTCTATTACCACTGATATGTGGACTTCACAAAACAAAAGGCGAGGGTTTATGGCTGTAATAGCGCATTTCATTGATGGTTTGTAGAGATTACAAAGCCAAGTTATAAGGtactt
This genomic stretch from Quercus lobata isolate SW786 chromosome 3, ValleyOak3.0 Primary Assembly, whole genome shotgun sequence harbors:
- the LOC115982939 gene encoding protein NRT1/ PTR FAMILY 2.13-like is translated as MALEVTKQQSASSSSWSFCNMKCLPIIPSRLSSSSKEQQQQQQQRDGKVLSDSDTKQRKPGGWKAMPFILGNETFERMASFGLLANFMVYLTRELHMNQVSAANILNLWAGVSNFAPLLGAFISDSYVGRFRTIAFGSFALFLGMLTVTLTAWLPELHPPQCTKQVQKLGQCIGPTKAQLGILIMGLGFLSIGSGGVRPCSIPFGVDQFDPNSDEGRKGINSFFNWYYTTFTVILLFTQTVVVYIQDSVSWVIGFGMPSLCMLFSIILFFIGTKIYVHVKAEGSPLSGIFQVLSAAYKKRGIKLPLDSEVGPIFYDPPLKGIVLTKLPLTNNCRFLNKAAMVLEEDELKPDGTCVNPWRLCAIQQVEEVKCLIRIIPIWSAGIISLISMTQQGTFTVSQALKMDRHLGPHFQIPAGSMGIISFITIGLWLPFYDRFLIPALRKITKHDGGITLLQRIGIGIVFSILSMVVAGLMERVRRASAMLHPQPLGVAPMSVMWLAPQLILMGFCEAFNIIGQIEFFNRQFPEHMRSIGNSFFSCSFAGASYLSSILITIVHHATRTKSRPDWLTNDINVGRLDYYYFVIAGMGVLNLIYFVYCAKNYNYRGSLQKEDEPYVDVELSSIKA